A window from Drosophila kikkawai strain 14028-0561.14 chromosome 2L, DkikHiC1v2, whole genome shotgun sequence encodes these proteins:
- the ck gene encoding myosin-VIIa produces MVIVTRGDYIWIEPASGREFDVAIGARVISAEGRRIQVRDDDGDEVWLAPERRIKAMHASSVQGVEDMISLGDLHEAGILRNLLIRYKENLIYTYTGSILVAVNPYQILPIYTADQIKLYKERKIGELPPHIFAIGDNAYAHMKRYRQDQCIVISGESGAGKTESTKLILQYLAAISGKHSWIEQQILEANPILEAFGNAKTIRNDNSSRFGKYIDIHFSANGVIEGAKIEQYLLEKSRIVSQNHSERNYHVFYCILAGLSSEEKSRLDLGMAADYKYLTGGNSITCEGRDDAAEFSDIRSAMKVLLFSDQEIWEIIKLLAALLHCGNIKYKATVVDNLDATEIPEHINVERVAGLLGLPIQPLIDALTRRTLFAHGETVVSTLSRDQSVDVRDAFVKGIYGRLFIHIVRKINSAIFKPRGTSRNAIGVLDIFGFENFDQNSFEQFCINYANENLQQFFVQHIFKLEQEEYNHEAINWQHIEFVDNQDALDLIAIKQLNIMALIDEEARFPKGTDTTMLAKLHKTHGAHKNYLKPKSDINTSFGLNHFAGVVFYDTRGFLDKNRDTFSPDLLHLVSQSGNKFLRQIFAQDIEMGAETRKRTPTLSTQFRKSLDALMKTLCSCQPFFIRCIKPNELKKPMMFDRGLCCRQLRYSGMMETIRIRRAGYPIRHGFREFVERYRFLIPGVPPAHRTDCQAATSRICAIVLGKSDYQLGHTKVFLKDAHDLFLEQERDRVLTRKILILQRSIRGWVYRRRFLRLRAAVVTVQRFWKGYAQRKRYRNMRVGYMRLQALIRSRVLSHRFRHLRGHIVGLQAHARGYLVRREYGHKMWAVIKIQSHVRRMIAVRRYRKLRLEHKQFAEVLQLRKLEEQELLHRGNKHAREIAEQHYRDRLHELERRELQEQMEDRRRVEVKMNIINDAARKQEEPVDDGKLVEAMFDFLPDSSSDAPTPHGGRETSVFNDLPHAQSVNQEDIIAPIHISEDEEDLSEFKFQKFAATYFQGNVNHQYAKKALKHPLLPLHTQGDQLAAQALWITILRFTGDMPEPKYHTMDRMDTTSVMSKVTATLGRNFIRSKEFQEAQLMGLDPDAFLKQKPRSIRHKLVSLTLKRKNKLGEDVRRRLQDDEYTADSYQSWLQSRPTSNLEKLHFIIGHGILRAELRDEIYCQICKQLSNNPLKSSHARGWILLSLCVGCFAPSEKFVNYLRAFIREGPPGYAPYCEERLKRTFNNGTRNQPPSWLELQATKSKKPIMLPITFMDGNTKTLLADSATTARELCNQLSDKITLKDQFGFSLYIALFDKVSSLGSGGDHVMDAISQCEQYAKEQGAQERNAPWRLFFRKEIFAPWHEPTHDQVATNLIYQQVVRGVKFGEYRCDKEEDLAMIAAQQYFIEYGTDMSMERLFTLLPNFIPDFCLSGVDKAIERWAALVLQAYKKSYYVKDKIAPLKIKEDIVSYAKYKWPLLFSRFYEAYRNSGPNLPKNDVIIAVNWTGVYVVDDQEQVLLELSFPEITAVSSQKTNKVFTQTFSLSTVRGEEFTFQSPNAEDIRDLVVYFLDGLKKRSKFVIALQDYRAPSDGTSFLSFFKGDLIILEDESCGESVLNNGWCIGRCDRSQERGDFPAETVYVLPTLSKPPQDILALFNIDEAHHGRRLSMASNGGVVEARDRPHTLMEYALDHFRLPPKRTMSKTLTLSSKRSEELWRYARDPIKAPLLRKLQSKEELAEEACFAFAAILKYMGDLPSKRPRMGNEITDHIFDGPLKHEILRDEIYCQLMKQLTDNRNRMSEERGWELMWLATGLFACSQGLLKELLLFLRSRRHPISQDSMHRLQKTIRHGQRKYPPHQVEVEAIQHKTTQIFHKVYFPDDTDEAFEVDSSTRAKDFCNNISQRLSLRTSEGFSLFVKIADKVISVPEGDFFFDFVRHLTDWIKKARPIRDGANPQFTYQVFFMKKLWTNTVPGKDRNADLIFHYHQELPKLLRGYHKCSREEASKLAALVFRVRFGENKQELQAIPQMLRELIPSDIMKMQSTSEWKRLIVASYNQDGGMTSEDAKVAFLKIVYRWPTFGSAFFEVKQTTEPNYPEMLLIAINKHGVSLIHPVTKDILVTHPFTRISNWSSGNTYFHMTIGNLVRGSKLLCETSLGYKMDDLLTSYISLMLTNMNKNRTIRAN; encoded by the exons ATGGTGATTGTAACACGT GGTGACTACATCTGGATAGAGCCCGCCTCGGGGCGAGAATTCGATGTGGCCATTGGAGCACGTGTCATCTCCGCGGAGGGTCGACGCATCCAGGTGCGCGACGATGACGGAGACGAGGTGTGGCTGGCCCCTGAGCGTCGGATCAAGGCCATGCACGCGTCCTCCGTCCAGGGGGTGGAGGACATGATATCCCTGGGCGATCTGCATGAGGCTGGCATTTTGCGGAATCTGCTTATACGCTACAAGGAGAATCTGATATAt ACATACACCGGCTCCATATTGGTTGCCGTTAATCCCTATCAGATCCTACCCATTTACACTGCCGACCAGATCAAGCTCTACAAGGAGCGTAAAATTGGGGAACTGCCGCCGCACATCTTTGCAATCGGCGACAATGCTTATGCGCACATGAAGCGTTACCGCCAGGATCAGTGTATCGTAATATCTGGCGAGTCGGGAGCTGGGAAAACGGAGAGCACAAAGCTAATACTGCAATATCTGGCTGCCATCAGTGGCAAGCATTCGTGGATTGAGCAGCAGATCCTTGAGGCGAATCCCATATTGGAAGCCTTTGGCAATGCCAAGACCATACGTAACGATAATTCATCTag gTTTGGAAAGTACATAGATATACACTTTAGCGCAAATGGCGTTATCGAAGGAGCCAAAATCGAACAATATCTGCTGGAGAAGTCGCGCATTGTTTCCCAGAACCATAGCGAACGCAATTATCatgttttttattgcattttggCTGGTCTATCGTCCGAGGAGAAGAGTCGTCTCGATCTGGGCATGGCAGCGGATTACAA ATATCTGACTGGTGGCAACAGCATAACCTGCGAAGGTCGCGACGATGCTGCCGAATTCTCTGACATTCGATCCGCAATGAAAGTATTGCTCTTCTCCGATCAGGAAATCTGGGAGATTATCAAGTTACTCGCTGCGTTGCTGCATTGTGGAAATATCAAGTACAAGGCAACGGTGGTGGATAACCTCGATGCCACCGAGATACCGGAGCACATAAATGTCGAGCGTGTGGCTGGGCTACTGGGACTGCCCATACAACCGCTGATCGATGCTTTGACACGACGCACACTGTTCGCCCATGGCGAGACGGTGGTATCCACCTTGTCGCGGGATCAATCTGTGGATGTGCGTGATGCCTTCGTCAAGGGAATCTACGGACGCCTCTTCATACACATTGTGCGAAAGATAAATTCGGCGATTTTTAAGCCGCGCGGCACCTCGCGCAATGCCATCGGTGTGCTGGACATCTTTGGCTTTGAGAACTTTGATCAGAACAGCTTCGAGCAGTTCTGCATTAACTATGCCAACGAAAACCTACAGCAGTTCTTTGTCCAGCACATTTTcaagctggagcaggaggagtACAATCACGAGGCCATCAACTGGCAGCATATCGAGTTCGTGGACAACCAGGATGCCCTCGATCTGATAGCCATCAAGCAGCTGAACATTATGGCCTTGATAGACGAGGAGGCTCGCTTCCCCAAGGGCACGGACACAACCATGCTGGCCAAATTGCACAAGACGCACGGTGCGCACAAGAACTACTTGAAGCCCAAGTCGGATATTAACACCAGCTTTGGACTGAATCACTTTGCCGGCGTGGTCTTCTACGATACGCGTGGATTCCTGGACAAGAACCGGGACACCTTCAGTCCGGACTTGCTGCATCTGGTTAGCCAGAGTGGCAACAAGTTCCTGCGTCAAATATTCGCTCAGGACATCGAGATGGGTGCGGAGACCAGGAAGCGAACGCCCACGCTCTCCACACAGTTTCGAAAATCTCTGGACGCGCTGATGAAAACGCTGTGCAGTTGCCAGCCCTTCTTTATTCGCTGCATCAAGCCCAACGAGTTGAAGAAACCGATGATGTTCGACCGGGGATTGTGTTGCCGTCAGTTGCGTTACTCGGGAATGATGGAAACCATTAGGATTCGGCGTGCCGGCTATCCCATACGTCATGGATTCCGAGAATTTGTGGAGCGATATCGTTTCCTTATACCCGGTGTGCCGCCAGCCCATCGCACAGATTGCCAGGCGGCCACTTCGCGAATTTGTGCAATCGTTTTGGGCAAGTCCGATTATCAGTTGGGTCACACCAAGGTCTTTCTGAAGGATGCCCACGATTTGTTCTTGGAGCAGGAGAGAGATCGTGTTCTCACGCGTAAAATTCTCATACTCCAGCGCAGCATTCGTGGTTGGGTATATCGCAGGCGGTTTCTCCGTCTACGAGCCGCTGTTGTCACCGTTCAGAGATTCTGGAAGGGCTATGCCCAGCGCAAGCGCTACCGGAACATGCGAGTAGGCTATATGCGCCTGCAGGCATTGATACGTTCCCGCGTTCTATCCCATCGTTTCCGCCACCTGCGAGGCCACATTGTTGGCCTCCAAGCTCATGCAAGGGGCTATTTGGTGAGGCGAGAGTACGGCCACAAGATGTGGGCCGTCATCAAGATTCAGTCACATGTTCGACGCATGATCGCCGTGCGTCGATATCGAAAGCTGCGCCTCGAGCACAAGCAGTTCGCAGAGGTTCTGCAGTTGCgcaagctggaggagcaggagttGCTGCATCGGGGAAACAAACATGCTCGCGAAATTGCGGAGCAGCATTACCGGGACAGGTTGCACGAACTGGAGCGGCGGGAGTTGCAGGAGCAAATGGAAGATCGACGtcgcgtagaggtcaaaatgaatATTATCAACGATGCGGCCCGCAAGCAGGAGGAACCAGTGGACGATGGCAAACTGGTGGAGGCCATGTTTGACTTTCTGCCAGACTCGAGTAGCGATGCACCCACTCCGCACGGTGGCAGGGAGACCTCGGTGTTCAATGATCTGCCCCATGCCCAGAGCGTTAACCAGGAGGATATCATTGCGCCCATACACATAtccgaggatgaggaggatcTGTCGGAGTTCAAGTTTCAGAAATTCGCCGCCACCTACTTCCAGGGCAATGTGAATCATCAGTACGCCAAGAAGGCCCTAAAGCATCCCCTGCTGCCGCTACATACGCAAGGCGATCAACTGGCTGCCCAAGCCCTGTGGATAACCATACTCCGTTTTACTGGCGATATGCCGGAGCCCAAATATCATACAATGGATCGCATGGACACAACCTCGGTCATGTCCAAGGTGACGGCCACTCTGGGTCGCAATTTTATAAGGAGTAAG GAATTCCAAGAGGCTCAACTCATGGGCTTGGATCCCGATGCCTTCCTGAAGCAAAAGCCCCGCTCGATTCGTCACAAACTTGTATCGCTAACACTAAAGCGAAAGAACAAGTTGGGCGAGGATGTGCGAAGGCGATTGCAGGACGATGAGTACACTGCGGATAGCTACCAGTCCTGGCTGCAGTCTCGCCCCACTTCGAACCTGGAGAAGCTGCACTTCATCATCGGCCATGGCATCCTGCGAGCCGAGCTGAGGGACGAGATCTATTGCCAGATCTGCAAGCAGCTTTCCAACAATCCACTGAAATCATCGCATGCCAGGGGCTGGATCTTGCTCTCCCTGTGCGTGGGCTGCTTTGCCCCATCGGAGAAGTTCGTTAATTATCTGAGGGCCTTTATCCGTGAGGGTCCACCCGGCTATGCGCCGTACTGCGAGGAGCGATTGAAGCGAACCTTTAACAATGGAACTCGCAACCAGCCGCCCTCGTGGCTGGAATTGCAGGCCACCAAGTCAAAGAAGCCCATCATGCTGCCCATCACCTTTATGGATGGCAACACGAAGACCCTGCTGGCCGATTCAGCGACCACGGCCCGGGAGCTGTGCAATCAACTGTCGGACAAGATAACCCTGAAAGATCAGTTCGGATTTTCGCTGTACATAGCTCTGTTTGACAAGGTTAGCTCCTTGGGGAGTGGCGGCGACCACGTGATGGACGCAATTTCCCAGTGCGAACAGTATGCCAAGGAGCAGGGTGCCCAGGAGCGCAATGCCCCTTGGCGGCTTTTCTTCCGCAAGGAGATCTTCGCCCCTTGGCATGAGCCCACGCACGATCAGGTGGCCACCAACCTGATCTACCAGCAGGTGGTAAGGGGCGTCAAGTTTGGCGAATATCGCTGCGACAAGGAGGAGGACCTGGCCATGATTGCGGCGCAACAATACTTTATCGAATACGGCACCGACATGTCTATGGAGCGCCTATTCACCCTGCTGCCCAACTTCATACCCGACTTTTGTCTCAGCGGCGTTGACAAGGCCATCGAACGTTGGGCCGCTTTGGTCCTGCAGGCCTACAAAAAGTCCTACTACGTCAAGGATAAGATTGCACCGCTCAAGATCAAGGAGGATATCGTCAGCTATGCCAAATACAAGTGGCCCCTTCTGTTCTCTCGCTTCTACGAGGCCTATCGCAATTCGGGTCCGAATTTACCCAAAAACGACGTCATCATAGCGGTGAACTGGACGGGCGTCTATGTGGTGGACGATCAGGAGCAGGTCCTTTTGGAATTAAGCTTTCCCGAGATAACCGCCGTTTCCAGCCAGAAAACCAACAAAGTGTTTACCCAAACCTTTAGTCTGTCGACGGTGCGTGGCGAAGAGTTCACATTCCAGAGTCCCAATGCCGAGGATATTCGGGATCTGGTAGTCTACTTCTTGGATGGTCTGAAAAAGCG TTCAAAATTCGTCATTGCTTTACAGGACTATCGCGCCCCTTCGGATGGCACGAGTTTCTTGTCCTTCTTCAAAGGCGACCTCATTATTCTTGAGGATGAATCCTGTGGAGAATCCGTTCTTAACAACGGCTGGTGCATAGGACGCTGCGATCGGTCGCAGGAACGCGGAGATTTCCCCGCCGAAACGGTCTATGTGCTGCCAACGCTAAGCAAGCCGCCGCAGGATATTCTGGCGCTGTTCAACATCGATGAGGCGCATCATGGACGTCGCCTAAGCATGGCCTCGAACGGTGGCGTGGTTGAGGCTAGGGATCGACCGCACACACTAATGGAATATGCCCTGGATCACTTCCGGTTGCCACCGAAGCGCACAATGTCAAAGACTCTCACGTTGAGTTCCAAGCGGAGCGAAGAGCTGTGGCGCTATGCCAGGGATCCCATCAAAGCGCCGCTGCTACGAAAGTTACAAAGCAAAGAGGAGTTGGCCGAGGAGGCCTGCTTCGCCTTTGCCGCCATACTGAAGTACATGGGAGATCTGCCCTCAAAGCGGCCGCGGATGGGCAACGAAATAACCGACCACATCTTCGACGGACCCCTCAAGCACGAGATTCTGCGGGATGAGATCTACTGCCAGCTGATGAAGCAGCTGACAGACAATCGTAACCGCATGTCCGAGGAGCGTGGTTGGGAGCTGATGTGGCTGGCTACAGGTCTGTTTGCTTGCTCACAAGGCTTGCTCAAAGAACTGTTGCTCTTCCTACGCAGCCGGCGACATCCCATTTCGCAG GACTCAATGCATCGTTTGCAAAAAACCATACGCCATGGACAACGCAAGTATCCACCGCAtcaggtggaggtggaggccaTACAGCACAAGACAACACAAATATTCCATAAAGTCTACTTTCCGGACGACACAGACGAGGCCTTTGAGGTGGATAGCTCCACCCGGGCCAAGGACTTTTGCAATAATATCTCTCAACGCCTGTCGCTGCGCACCAGCGAGGGTTTCTCCCTGTTTGTAAAGATTGCCGATAAGGTTATCTCGGTTCCCGAAGGGGATTTCTTCTTTGATTTCGTGCGTCACCTGACGGATTGGATTAAGAAGGCGCGACCCATACGCGACGGAGCCAATCCACAGTTCACATACCAGGTCTTCTTCATGAAGAAGCTATGGACAAACACAGTGCCGGGCAAGGATCGCAATGCCGATCTTATCTTCCACTATCATCAGGAATTGCCGAAGCTGTTGCGCGGCTACCACAAGTGTTCGAGGGAGGAGGCATCCAAGCTGGCGGCCCTGGTATTCCGTGTGCGCTTCGGGGAGAACAAACAGGAGCTTCAGGCAATACC gCAAATGTTGAGGGAACTAATACCTTCGGACATCATGAAGATGCAGAGCACTAGCGAATGGAAGCGCTTGATTGTGGCCTCTTATAACCAGGATGGTGGCATGACTTCCGAAGATGCCAAGGTGGCCTTCCTCAAGATTGTATACAG ATGGCCCACCTTTGGCTCCGCTTTCTTCGAGGTTAAGCAAACCACCGAACCGAACTATCCCGAAATGCTACTGATCGCCATTAACAAGCACGGCGTGAGTCTTATCCATCCAGTGACCAAG GACATTCTGGTCACACATCCCTTTACACGCATCTCGAACTGGTCGTCTGGCAATACATATTTCCACATGACGATCGGCAATCTGGTTCGGGGCTCGAAACTTCTGTGCGAGACGTCGCTTGGCTACAAGATGGACGATCTGCTGACTTCATATATTTCGTTGATGTTGACCAATATGAACAAAAATCGAACCATTCGAGCCAATTag
- the TfIIS gene encoding transcription elongation factor S-II yields the protein MSVEDEVFRIKKKMDKISTSSDGSGQDQALDLLKTLQTLNINLDILTKTRIGMTVNELRKSSKDDEVIALAKTLIKNWKRFLASPAPVTPNHNSAGKDGSSNSNSSAAKPSSAAKSSSSKDSKSGSSSSSKDKREEKKASSSQSSFPSGGMTDAVRLKCREMLATALKIGEVPEGCGEPEEMAAELEDAIYAEFKNTDMKYKNRIRSRVANLKDPKNPGLRGNFMCGAVTAKQLAKMTPEEMASDEMKKLREKFVKEAINDAQLATVQGTKTDLLKCAKCKKRNCTYNQLQTRSADEPMTTFVMCNECGNRWKFC from the exons ATGAGCGTAGAGGATGAAGTTTTCCGGATTAAGAAGAAGATGGACAAGATTTCGACTTCCAGTGATGGTTCA GGACAGGATCAGGCCTTGGACCTACTAAAGACTCTGCAGACGCTCAATATCAACTTGGACATACTGACCAAGACTCGCATCGGCATGACGGTCAACGAGCTCCGAAAAAGCAGCAAGGACGACGAGGTGATCGCGCTGGCCAAGACTCTGATCAAGAACTGGAAGCGTTTCTTGGCCAGCCCGGCCCCGGTAACGCCCAACCACAACTCAGCGGGCAAGGATGGCTCGTcgaacagcaacagcagtgcCGCAAAACCCTCGAGCGCCGCCAAGTCGTCCTCTAGTAAGGATAGTAAGTCGGGCAGCAGTAGCTCGTCGAAGGATAAGCGCGAGGAGAAGAAGGCCTCGTCGTCACAGAGTTCTTTTCCCTCCGGCGGGATGACGGATGCAGTTCGTCTGAAGTGCCGCGAGATGCTGGCCACTGCCCTCAAGATTGGCGAGGTGCCCGAGGGCTGCGGCGAGCCTGAGGAGATGGCTGCCGAGCTCGAGGACGCCATTTATGCCGAGTTCAAAAACACTGATATGAAGTACAAGAACCGCATCAGATCGCGCGTGGCAAACCTTAAGGATCCAAAGAATCCGGGCCTGCGGGGCAACTTTATGTGCGGAGCTGTTACTGCCAAGCAGCTGGCGAAGATGACACCCGAAGAGATGGCCAGCGATGAGATGAAGAAGCTGCGCGAGAAGTTTGTCAAGGAGGCCATCAACGATGCCCAACTGGCCACCGTGCAGGGCACCAAGACAGATCTCCTCAAGTGCGCCAAGTGCAAGAAGCGCAACTGCACCTACAACCAGCTGCAGACCCGATCCGCCGACGAGCCCATGACCACCTTCGTCATGTGCAACGAGTGCGGAAACCGATGGAAGTTCTGCTAA